In a genomic window of Microcoleus sp. AS-A8:
- a CDS encoding CAP domain-containing protein, with translation MVAAGVSIGLVATNVHLTQAALTPSPNQTQTISNSPILLVQSINRNEVLAAHNKYRQQVNVPSLKWSNSLASSAQQWAKQLASTNTFKHSSTNYGENIWAGTKGRYSQAKMVDNWGSEKQYFIPNSTFPNTCRGGWQKCGHYTQIIWKNTTEVGCGLARGAQMDYFVCQYNPPGNFQGQKPY, from the coding sequence ATGGTAGCTGCGGGAGTGAGTATAGGTTTGGTTGCTACTAATGTTCATTTAACCCAAGCAGCCTTAACGCCTTCACCAAACCAGACTCAAACAATTTCTAATTCCCCTATCTTGCTGGTACAAAGCATTAATCGGAATGAAGTTTTGGCAGCGCACAATAAATATCGTCAACAAGTAAATGTGCCCAGTCTAAAATGGTCTAATAGCTTGGCAAGTTCTGCTCAGCAATGGGCGAAGCAACTGGCTTCTACGAATACATTCAAACATAGTTCCACGAACTATGGAGAAAACATTTGGGCTGGCACTAAAGGGCGTTATTCACAGGCCAAAATGGTTGATAACTGGGGAAGTGAAAAGCAGTATTTCATTCCCAATAGTACTTTCCCGAATACCTGTAGAGGAGGTTGGCAAAAATGTGGTCACTACACCCAAATTATCTGGAAGAATACAACAGAAGTTGGTTGTGGTCTAGCTAGAGGTGCCCAGATGGATTACTTTGTTTGTCAATACAATCCGCCAGGGAATTTCCAGGGACAAAAGCCGTATTAA
- a CDS encoding ribbon-helix-helix protein, CopG family: MMDDMAKVTVTLYMDEEDKEALQRLADAQERSLSQMAVLILKRAIRQAQERGEIPSNKEPPTR, translated from the coding sequence ATGATGGATGATATGGCGAAGGTAACGGTGACCCTATATATGGATGAGGAAGACAAAGAGGCGCTGCAAAGATTGGCAGATGCCCAAGAGCGCTCTTTGTCTCAGATGGCAGTGCTAATTCTTAAACGAGCGATTAGACAAGCTCAGGAGAGAGGAGAAATCCCGTCCAACAAAGAACCTCCGACTCGCTAA
- a CDS encoding helix-turn-helix domain-containing protein, which yields MGQARKALKKVLEIYDISQYRLAAELGVGRSNVYRWVNEIRDPTAETVKDVVEVLRKINPDAAAEFIRLYLGGGLIEEEE from the coding sequence ATGGGACAAGCACGCAAAGCTCTTAAAAAGGTCTTGGAGATTTATGACATCAGCCAATATCGATTAGCGGCAGAATTGGGGGTTGGACGCTCCAATGTTTACCGCTGGGTTAATGAGATAAGAGATCCAACGGCTGAAACTGTCAAAGATGTTGTGGAAGTGCTGCGGAAGATTAACCCAGATGCGGCGGCTGAGTTTATTCGGCTGTATTTAGGTGGTGGCTTAATTGAAGAGGAAGAGTAA
- a CDS encoding pentapeptide repeat-containing protein, which yields MDAHELLERYAAGQRDFHGADISSADLCCADLSYVDLSLANLSRADLSGADLSCAHLNDANLRQADLSDANLNNAYLLGADLHGAYLSEADLRDANLTGADLSNAYLSGADLADAYLVAADLRDANLIAADLRDANLTGADLSNANLSSANLSDTYLIAGNLTDTKLQFVNLSGANLCGANLQGAILTQSNLGNIKLNRADLRNADLTGTNLTNADLDIANLEGTMLRLAGNWNVSNQGIKATYEWNGLFFRSKTEIKIAEALERVGVLFYPNCKARLKTSKNRDSKETDFLVFYKGKWGILEVDGEPWHPPSRTVHDHERDRFFKVHGIRIVEHYDASRCWEQPDVVVQEFLQILSQV from the coding sequence ATGGATGCTCACGAACTGTTAGAGCGTTATGCGGCAGGACAAAGGGATTTTCATGGTGCTGACATAAGTAGTGCTGACTTGTGTTGTGCCGATTTGAGCTATGTTGACCTAAGCCTTGCAAACCTAAGCCGTGCCGATCTCAGTGGTGCTGATTTGAGCTGTGCCCATCTGAATGATGCCAACCTTCGGCAGGCTGATTTGAGTGATGCTAATTTGAATAATGCTTATCTGCTTGGTGCCGATTTACATGGTGCCTACCTGAGTGAGGCTGACCTGAGGGATGCCAACTTGACTGGTGCTGATCTGAGTAACGCCTATCTATCTGGTGCAGATCTAGCTGATGCTTACTTGGTTGCTGCTGACCTGAGGGATGCCAACTTGATTGCTGCTGACCTGAGAGATGCCAACTTGACTGGTGCTGATCTGAGCAATGCTAACCTCAGTAGTGCCAATTTGAGTGATACCTATTTGATTGCTGGCAACCTTACGGATACCAAACTGCAATTTGTCAATCTGAGCGGTGCAAATCTATGTGGAGCTAACTTACAAGGAGCCATACTCACACAGTCTAACTTGGGTAATATCAAATTAAATAGAGCTGACTTACGCAATGCAGACTTAACGGGAACTAACTTAACTAACGCTGACCTGGATATAGCTAATTTAGAAGGAACAATGCTAAGGCTGGCTGGAAATTGGAATGTAAGTAACCAGGGTATTAAGGCTACCTATGAATGGAACGGTCTTTTCTTCCGCTCGAAAACTGAGATTAAAATTGCAGAAGCGCTTGAGCGTGTAGGTGTTCTTTTTTACCCAAACTGCAAAGCTCGCCTCAAGACTTCTAAAAATAGAGACAGTAAGGAAACTGATTTTTTAGTTTTTTACAAGGGTAAGTGGGGAATTCTTGAAGTAGACGGAGAACCTTGGCATCCACCCTCTCGCACGGTACATGATCACGAGCGGGATCGCTTCTTCAAAGTTCATGGCATTCGGATTGTGGAGCATTACGATGCTTCCCGATGCTGGGAGCAACCAGATGTAGTTGTACAAGAATTTCTACAGATTTTAAGTCAAGTTTAG
- a CDS encoding SufS family cysteine desulfurase, which translates to MTFTTQRTIADAVRADFPILHQEVNEKPLVYLDNAATSQKPLAVLDALRHYYERDNANVHRGAHSLSVRATEAYEGARDKVASFVNAASRQEIVFTRNASEAINLVAYSWALNSLKPGDEIILSVMEHHSNIIPWQLMAQRTGAVIKYVGLTDTQEFDLAQFQELISDQTKLVSVVHVSNTLGCINPVEEIIAIAHRHGAKVLIDACQSVPHMPIDVQTMDCDWLVASGHKMCAPTGIGFLYGKLGLLEAMPPFMGGGEMISEVYLDHSTYAELPHKFEAGTPAIGEAIALGAAVDYLMGIGMGKIHAYEEELTAYLFEKLRGIPDIKVYGPQPTANGKGRAALASFTVPGLDSSDVSTMLDQEAIAIRSGHHCTQPLHRILGVAGTARASLYFYNTREDIDAFIKALKETMDFFGSILG; encoded by the coding sequence ATGACGTTCACCACACAAAGAACTATTGCCGATGCAGTCCGCGCTGACTTCCCCATTTTGCATCAGGAAGTCAATGAAAAACCCCTCGTGTATCTGGATAATGCAGCGACTTCGCAAAAACCACTCGCCGTATTGGATGCCCTACGCCACTACTACGAACGGGATAATGCGAATGTCCATCGGGGCGCTCATAGCCTGAGTGTCAGAGCAACAGAGGCGTATGAGGGCGCGAGGGATAAAGTCGCCAGCTTTGTGAATGCGGCTTCGCGGCAAGAAATTGTCTTTACCCGCAATGCCAGTGAAGCGATTAATTTAGTGGCTTATAGCTGGGCGTTGAATAGCTTGAAACCGGGAGATGAGATTATCCTCTCGGTGATGGAACACCACAGCAACATCATTCCCTGGCAGTTGATGGCTCAGCGGACGGGTGCGGTAATTAAGTATGTGGGATTGACGGACACACAGGAGTTTGATTTAGCGCAGTTCCAGGAGCTAATTTCGGATCAAACTAAACTGGTGAGTGTGGTTCATGTTTCTAACACGTTGGGTTGTATTAACCCAGTGGAAGAGATAATTGCGATCGCGCATCGTCATGGAGCGAAGGTACTGATCGACGCTTGTCAGAGTGTGCCTCACATGCCGATTGATGTCCAGACCATGGACTGTGATTGGTTAGTCGCATCGGGACACAAAATGTGTGCGCCTACGGGAATTGGCTTTTTGTATGGCAAACTGGGCTTGCTAGAGGCAATGCCTCCGTTTATGGGTGGCGGCGAAATGATTTCGGAAGTTTACCTCGATCACTCGACGTATGCGGAGTTACCCCATAAATTTGAAGCTGGAACGCCCGCCATTGGGGAAGCGATCGCGCTGGGTGCGGCGGTAGACTATCTCATGGGAATCGGTATGGGCAAAATCCATGCTTATGAGGAAGAGTTAACTGCTTATCTCTTCGAGAAATTACGCGGTATTCCTGACATTAAAGTATACGGTCCGCAACCCACCGCAAACGGAAAAGGTAGGGCAGCACTGGCATCATTTACAGTTCCCGGACTCGACTCCAGCGATGTTTCTACAATGCTAGACCAAGAAGCGATCGCCATCCGTTCGGGTCATCACTGCACTCAACCCTTACACCGCATTTTAGGGGTTGCAGGTACAGCACGGGCAAGTTTGTATTTCTACAATACTCGTGAAGACATTGACGCTTTCATCAAAGCGCTTAAGGAGACAATGGACTTTTTCGGTAGCATTTTGGGATAA
- the sufD gene encoding Fe-S cluster assembly protein SufD has protein sequence MTVQVSASTIPNLEDLGVISTLEGQDAHLLSLLNHCQTLAIQAIEPDTTALLKQLRDRAARWVKTLTLPTKRDEDWRFTDLSPLWQVDFQTAESQGEIAESVATEFALPEASIRLVFVNGIYAPHLSAITDLPEGLVVSNLAQLPVAYRSKVGNYLAQQPGSAEVFTALNTASLTDAAVVWVAKNQQVETPVHLLFISTVSKTPIVSLPRCLVVAESGSNLTLVEEYRNHRCGNDAQKIYFTNTVTEIVLEENAQVSHTRIDQESKGAFHIGKSAIAQSRYSRYIGNAITFGSKLSRHHLEVFQTGEGTETTLNSLALIGGEQVADTHSAIVLNHPNGTANQLHKCIIDDRAQAIFNGKVFVPQTAQFTNASQLNRNLLLSSKARVDTKPQLEITADQVKCAHGATVSQLEADDIFYLQSRGINAVNARELLLDAFAAEIIKGIPVASMRQKLTRCVACRTF, from the coding sequence ATGACGGTACAAGTTTCTGCCAGTACGATTCCTAATTTAGAAGATTTGGGGGTAATCTCGACCTTGGAGGGTCAAGATGCCCATCTACTGAGCTTATTAAATCATTGCCAAACCCTAGCAATCCAAGCCATTGAGCCGGATACAACGGCTTTATTAAAGCAATTACGCGATCGCGCTGCTCGTTGGGTTAAGACACTCACCCTCCCTACCAAGCGGGATGAGGACTGGCGCTTTACTGACTTGTCGCCCCTATGGCAGGTTGATTTTCAGACAGCTGAAAGTCAGGGTGAAATCGCCGAGTCTGTGGCGACTGAGTTTGCCCTACCCGAAGCGTCTATTCGATTAGTCTTCGTGAATGGGATTTATGCACCTCACCTGTCAGCGATTACTGATTTGCCAGAGGGATTGGTTGTCAGTAATTTGGCTCAGTTACCAGTGGCTTATCGGTCAAAAGTTGGCAACTATCTTGCCCAGCAACCGGGTTCGGCAGAGGTATTTACGGCTCTGAATACGGCGAGTTTAACGGATGCGGCGGTTGTGTGGGTAGCGAAGAATCAGCAGGTAGAAACGCCTGTTCATCTGCTATTTATCTCAACGGTTAGTAAGACGCCTATTGTTTCTCTCCCCCGATGTTTGGTGGTGGCAGAATCGGGCAGTAATTTAACATTAGTTGAAGAGTATCGTAACCACAGATGCGGTAACGACGCACAAAAAATTTACTTCACTAATACGGTGACGGAAATCGTATTAGAGGAGAATGCACAAGTTAGCCATACGCGGATTGATCAGGAGAGCAAAGGCGCGTTTCATATTGGGAAAAGTGCGATCGCACAATCTCGGTATAGTCGTTACATCGGCAATGCCATCACCTTCGGCTCCAAACTCTCTCGCCATCATTTAGAAGTCTTCCAGACTGGAGAGGGGACGGAAACGACTCTCAATAGTTTAGCCTTGATTGGGGGTGAACAGGTGGCAGATACCCATAGTGCGATCGTTCTCAATCATCCCAACGGTACCGCTAACCAATTGCACAAATGTATTATCGATGACCGCGCTCAAGCGATATTTAACGGTAAGGTTTTTGTGCCACAAACTGCCCAATTTACCAACGCCAGCCAGTTGAACCGCAACTTACTGTTATCGTCCAAAGCTCGCGTTGATACTAAACCCCAACTGGAAATCACGGCTGATCAAGTTAAATGTGCCCACGGTGCTACCGTCAGCCAGTTAGAAGCCGATGATATCTTCTACCTGCAAAGCCGTGGCATCAATGCAGTCAATGCTCGTGAACTGTTGTTAGATGCGTTTGCGGCTGAGATTATCAAGGGCATTCCTGTGGCTTCAATGCGTCAAAAGCTGACTCGCTGTGTTGCCTGTAGAACATTTTAG
- the sufC gene encoding Fe-S cluster assembly ATPase SufC encodes MIKENSQVILSVRDLTANVDGNSILKGLNLEVKAGEVHAIMGPNGSGKSTFSKVLAGHPAYEVTGGEVTFLGQSLLEMEPEERSLAGVFLAFQYPLEIPGVSNLDFLRVAYNARLKHQGLEEIDTFDFEDLIQEKLEVVKMNPSFLERSLNEGFSGGEKKRNEILQMALLEPKLAILDETDSGLDIDALKIVADGVNQLANPENATILITHYQRLLNYIEPDFVHVMAAGRILMTGGKELALELEERGYDWVVEENVAEVGAR; translated from the coding sequence ATGATTAAGGAAAATAGTCAGGTAATATTGTCGGTTCGGGATTTAACGGCAAATGTCGATGGAAACTCGATTCTCAAGGGGTTAAATCTAGAAGTTAAAGCGGGCGAAGTTCACGCGATTATGGGGCCGAATGGCTCTGGGAAGAGTACTTTTTCTAAGGTTTTAGCGGGTCATCCTGCCTATGAGGTTACGGGTGGCGAGGTTACATTTTTAGGGCAAAGTCTGTTGGAAATGGAGCCGGAGGAACGGTCACTGGCTGGGGTTTTCCTCGCGTTTCAATATCCTTTGGAAATTCCAGGGGTGAGTAATTTAGATTTCTTGCGTGTGGCGTACAACGCCCGTCTCAAGCATCAGGGATTAGAGGAAATTGATACCTTTGATTTTGAAGATTTAATCCAAGAAAAGCTGGAAGTTGTCAAGATGAATCCCAGCTTCCTAGAACGTAGTCTAAATGAGGGTTTCTCTGGGGGCGAAAAGAAGCGGAATGAGATTCTGCAAATGGCACTCCTGGAACCCAAATTGGCCATCTTAGATGAGACGGATTCTGGCTTGGATATCGATGCGTTGAAGATTGTGGCTGATGGTGTTAACCAACTCGCCAATCCAGAGAATGCCACTATTTTAATTACTCACTATCAGCGTCTCCTGAATTATATTGAGCCGGATTTTGTGCATGTGATGGCAGCCGGTCGTATCCTCATGACGGGAGGTAAAGAACTGGCGCTGGAGCTGGAAGAGCGGGGTTATGATTGGGTTGTCGAGGAAAACGTAGCTGAGGTGGGAGCGCGATGA
- the sufB gene encoding Fe-S cluster assembly protein SufB has product MTATVKKLVNQPYKYGFVTDIEADTIPRGLNEDVIRLISGKKNEPEFMLEFRLKAYRQWLKMTEPTWPHVNYPPINYQDIIYYSAPKQAKKKLDSLDEVDPALLETFEKLGIPLSEQKRLSNVAVDAIFDSVSIGTTFKEKLAKEGVIFCSISEALQEHPELIKKYLGSVVPVADNYFAALNAAVFSDGSFVFVPKGVKCPMELSTYFRINSGDTGQFERTLIVAEEGSSVSYLEGCTAPMYDSNQLHAAVVELVALDNADIKYSTVQNWYAGDENGKGGIYNFVTKRGLCKGVNSKISWTQVETGSAITWKYPSCVLVGDNSVGEFYSVALTNNKQQADTGTKMVHIGKNTRSTIISKGISAGHSKNSYRGLVKIGPKAQGARNYSQCDSMLIGSTAEANTFPYIQVENNTAKVEHEASTAKIGEDQLFYFAQRGISEEDAISMMVSGFCKDVFNNLPMEFAAEADKLLSLKLEGAVG; this is encoded by the coding sequence ATGACTGCCACCGTCAAAAAATTAGTCAACCAGCCCTACAAGTATGGCTTTGTCACAGATATTGAGGCCGATACGATTCCTCGTGGTCTTAATGAGGACGTAATCCGCTTAATCTCTGGCAAAAAAAACGAACCAGAGTTCATGTTGGAGTTCCGTCTCAAAGCTTATCGGCAATGGCTGAAGATGACCGAACCAACTTGGCCTCACGTTAACTATCCGCCGATTAACTACCAGGATATCATCTACTACTCGGCACCCAAACAGGCCAAGAAAAAGCTGGATAGCTTAGACGAAGTTGACCCCGCACTGCTGGAAACCTTCGAGAAGCTAGGTATTCCCCTGTCTGAGCAAAAGCGGTTGTCTAACGTTGCGGTGGATGCGATTTTTGACAGTGTCTCCATTGGCACTACTTTCAAAGAAAAACTCGCCAAAGAAGGCGTGATTTTCTGTTCCATCTCGGAAGCGCTGCAAGAACACCCGGAACTCATCAAGAAGTATCTCGGCAGCGTTGTCCCTGTGGCAGACAACTACTTCGCCGCCCTCAATGCTGCTGTGTTCAGTGATGGTTCTTTTGTCTTTGTTCCCAAAGGCGTCAAATGCCCGATGGAACTGTCCACCTACTTCCGAATTAATAGCGGTGACACCGGACAGTTTGAGCGTACTCTGATTGTCGCAGAAGAAGGCAGCTCGGTCAGCTATTTAGAAGGCTGCACCGCGCCCATGTACGACAGCAACCAACTCCACGCCGCTGTCGTCGAACTCGTTGCCCTCGACAACGCGGACATCAAATACTCTACCGTACAAAACTGGTACGCCGGGGATGAAAACGGCAAAGGTGGGATTTACAACTTTGTCACCAAGCGGGGTTTGTGCAAAGGCGTAAACTCCAAGATTTCCTGGACGCAAGTCGAAACAGGTTCTGCTATTACTTGGAAGTACCCCAGTTGCGTGTTAGTTGGTGACAATTCCGTTGGCGAGTTTTACTCCGTAGCCCTGACGAATAACAAGCAGCAAGCTGATACGGGAACCAAGATGGTACATATCGGCAAAAACACCCGCAGCACCATTATTTCTAAGGGAATTTCTGCTGGTCACTCCAAAAATAGTTATCGGGGATTGGTAAAAATTGGCCCCAAAGCCCAAGGCGCACGGAATTATTCCCAGTGTGATTCAATGCTGATTGGGAGTACCGCCGAAGCTAATACTTTCCCCTACATTCAAGTGGAAAATAATACGGCAAAGGTGGAGCATGAAGCCTCTACCGCCAAGATTGGGGAAGACCAATTATTCTACTTCGCTCAACGGGGAATTTCAGAAGAAGATGCTATCTCCATGATGGTTAGCGGCTTCTGTAAGGATGTTTTCAACAATCTGCCGATGGAATTTGCTGCTGAAGCTGATAAGTTGTTGAGCCTGAAGTTAGAAGGTGCAGTTGGTTAA
- the sufR gene encoding iron-sulfur cluster biosynthesis transcriptional regulator SufR translates to MTTTHQPSTKQDILQYLLKQDQTTAQDLADALEISPQAIRRHLKDLEAEGLIEYKSVQVGMGRPQHVYHLSRKGRDRFPNRYDEFAVSLLDALTETVGHDQVSSILRKQWERKAKEYRDLVGIGSVQERVAKLVEIRQSEGYMAEWHVLEPNELNNGAEPQFILTEHNCAISNVAESFPSVCGHELEMFAAVLPDCTVERTHWLNQGEHQCGYLIKSRHQEQ, encoded by the coding sequence ATGACCACTACTCACCAGCCTTCTACAAAGCAGGACATCTTGCAGTATTTACTGAAGCAGGATCAGACGACGGCACAGGATTTAGCCGATGCTCTAGAGATTAGTCCACAAGCGATTCGGCGTCATCTTAAGGATTTAGAGGCAGAAGGATTAATTGAGTATAAATCGGTTCAGGTCGGAATGGGGCGGCCCCAGCATGTCTATCACTTGAGCCGTAAAGGGCGCGATCGCTTCCCCAACCGTTATGATGAATTTGCCGTTTCTTTGTTGGATGCCCTGACGGAAACTGTGGGGCATGACCAGGTTAGCTCCATTTTACGGAAACAGTGGGAGCGCAAAGCCAAGGAATATCGCGACTTAGTCGGCATTGGTTCTGTGCAAGAGCGGGTGGCCAAGCTCGTAGAAATCCGCCAAAGTGAAGGTTACATGGCAGAATGGCATGTTCTAGAACCTAACGAGTTAAACAACGGCGCTGAGCCTCAATTCATCTTAACCGAACACAACTGTGCTATTTCCAACGTTGCCGAATCGTTTCCGAGTGTGTGTGGACATGAATTAGAAATGTTTGCAGCGGTGTTGCCCGATTGTACAGTGGAGAGAACCCACTGGCTCAATCAGGGAGAGCATCAATGTGGTTATTTAATTAAATCACGGCATCAGGAGCAGTAG
- a CDS encoding histidine phosphatase family protein has translation MNLKLYFLRHGQTDCSRLNAFCGSSNPDLTPEGREMAEAFASAYRSTPWEAIFCSPMGRTLATAKPLCEAISLKPELRDGLKEINYGEWEGKTPEAVSREFHDDYIRWTADPAWYAPTGGELAVAIAHRALQVIEEIKHRFPTGNVLIVSHKATIRIMLCSLLGIDVGRFRFRLGCPVGSVSIVEFSSHGPLLHALADRTHLDQHLRSLPGT, from the coding sequence GTGAACCTAAAGCTTTATTTCTTGCGTCACGGACAAACGGATTGTAGCCGATTGAATGCCTTCTGTGGTTCTAGCAATCCCGACCTTACACCCGAAGGACGGGAGATGGCAGAAGCTTTTGCCAGTGCCTATCGTTCTACCCCTTGGGAAGCCATTTTTTGTAGTCCAATGGGACGAACCCTAGCAACAGCTAAACCCCTGTGTGAGGCGATTAGTTTGAAACCCGAATTGCGCGATGGGTTGAAAGAGATTAACTATGGTGAATGGGAAGGTAAGACGCCAGAAGCCGTGAGTCGCGAATTTCACGATGACTACATTCGTTGGACAGCCGATCCGGCGTGGTATGCACCCACGGGTGGGGAATTAGCGGTGGCAATTGCCCATCGTGCGTTACAAGTAATTGAGGAAATCAAACATCGGTTCCCGACAGGTAATGTTTTGATTGTCTCCCACAAAGCAACCATCCGTATTATGCTGTGTAGTCTGTTAGGAATTGATGTCGGACGTTTCCGCTTTCGTTTAGGATGTCCTGTTGGATCAGTTAGCATTGTTGAATTTAGTTCTCATGGCCCCTTACTACACGCCTTAGCTGATCGAACTCATCTGGATCAGCATTTGCGCTCATTACCGGGAACTTAA
- a CDS encoding succinylglutamate desuccinylase/aspartoacylase family protein, which yields MIPTISTIPIQQLASGDRLDIQVYKFIGAQPGKKAYLQSNLHGAEIVGNAVIHQLIEFLTTLDDSQLTGEIWLVPVCNPLSTNQRTHVFSTGRFNVHDGKDWNRIFWDYEKECEDLEEFAKSQINLEPDVIRHNYLEKIQLSFRKQSEKIQAPSGLPFSERYRYQLQSLCLDANYLIDIHSSSNQAIDYLYCFDSREESATAFLLDYGILMNEYDGDAFDEAFMKPWLALEKNLAKLGNKIHFDIESWTLELGSGMQMNPESVKNGVIGIKNYLAKKGVLELPDLPVEGTDYHPIKLTIKSQIKKYYAPAGGMIQSRVSLGSSIKAGQLLYQLINFNKKEELPLLIDVCAEAEGLVFDVSTNYGVNEGEYVLSVM from the coding sequence ATGATTCCAACTATCTCTACGATTCCGATTCAGCAATTGGCTTCAGGCGATCGCCTTGACATCCAAGTTTATAAGTTCATAGGTGCTCAACCCGGTAAAAAAGCGTATTTACAATCCAATTTACATGGCGCTGAAATTGTTGGAAATGCTGTCATTCATCAGCTAATCGAGTTTTTAACAACTTTGGATGATAGTCAGCTTACAGGAGAAATATGGCTTGTGCCTGTATGTAATCCATTAAGTACCAATCAGCGCACCCATGTCTTTTCTACGGGACGTTTTAATGTCCATGATGGCAAAGACTGGAACCGAATTTTCTGGGACTATGAGAAAGAGTGTGAAGATTTAGAGGAGTTTGCAAAATCTCAAATTAATTTGGAGCCGGATGTTATCCGACACAATTATTTAGAGAAAATCCAACTTAGTTTCAGGAAACAATCAGAAAAAATCCAAGCTCCAAGTGGTTTGCCTTTTAGTGAACGTTACCGATACCAGTTACAGTCTTTATGTTTAGACGCTAACTATCTAATTGATATCCATAGTTCGAGTAACCAAGCCATTGATTATTTGTATTGCTTCGACAGTCGCGAAGAAAGTGCTACAGCTTTTCTCCTAGATTATGGCATTTTAATGAATGAATATGATGGAGATGCTTTTGATGAGGCATTTATGAAACCTTGGTTGGCGTTGGAAAAAAACTTAGCAAAGTTAGGAAATAAAATTCACTTTGATATTGAATCATGGACATTAGAACTGGGTTCTGGGATGCAAATGAATCCAGAATCTGTGAAAAATGGTGTGATTGGGATTAAAAATTATCTGGCAAAGAAAGGCGTTTTAGAACTACCAGATTTACCCGTGGAAGGTACAGACTATCATCCAATCAAGCTGACAATCAAAAGTCAAATTAAAAAATACTATGCTCCGGCTGGAGGCATGATTCAATCAAGAGTCTCTTTAGGGAGTTCTATTAAGGCAGGGCAATTGTTGTATCAATTAATTAACTTTAATAAAAAAGAAGAATTACCTCTATTGATAGATGTTTGTGCTGAGGCAGAGGGTTTGGTTTTTGATGTTTCGACTAATTATGGGGTGAATGAGGGAGAATATGTTCTTTCGGTAATGTAA